The genome window CAGCCCCCGGACATCCTCAAGGCTCAGGGTCACGTCCGAGGGCCGGAACCGGACAAAGAGCGGGTGGGAGGGATCGCAGTGCACCGCGGGGAGCTTCATTTCCTGGCCTCCCAGCCTTCCGACCCACTGGTCGCCGCGCAGCATGGCTCCATCGATCCGGAGCAGATTGACCGGCCCGGCCGAATGGGTCCATCCCAAGGGGGTGGGCTGTCCCAGCGCCTCTTCCGGCGTGCCCTCCGCCACCGCCCTCCCTCTTTCCATCACCACCACCTGCTGGGCGAATCGGCGCACCTCGGCCTGTCCGTGGCTGACGAACAGGGTCGGAATGTTCCATTCCGTGACCACCCTTTCCAGATAGGCCAGGATCCGGAGCTTCAGAGCCTCGTCCAGAGCAGCCAGCGGCTCATCCATCAGGAGCAGTTCCGGGTTGCTCAACAATGCCCGCCCCAAAGCCACCCGCTGGCGCTCACCCCCCGACAAGCTCCCGGGATAGCGACGCACCAGGTCCTCAAGCTCCAGCACCTCCACGACCCTTTCGAGGAGAATGGGAGGACCGCTCCTCCGGCGCCGTTGCCCGTAGCCGAGATTGTCCGCGACGCTCATGTGTGGGAAGAGCCAATGGTCCTGGAACACCATTCCGACCTGCCTGCGCTCGGTGGGCAGGTGGATTCCGGCCCGACTGTCGTCGAG of Acidobacteriota bacterium contains these proteins:
- the modC gene encoding molybdenum ABC transporter ATP-binding protein, which encodes MSRLDFNCRHRFPSGFEVDLAFEATGLVTALFGPSGSGKTSVLGMIAGWLTPQFGRIRLGSRWLDDSRAGIHLPTERRQVGMVFQDHWLFPHMSVADNLGYGQRRRRSGPPILLERVVEVLELEDLVRRYPGSLSGGERQRVALGRALLSNPELLLMDEPLAALDEALKLRILAYLERVVTEWNIPTLFVSHGQAEVRRFAQQVVVMERGRAVAEGTPEEALGQPTPLGWTHSAGPVNLLRIDGAMLRGDQWVGRLGGQEMKLPAVHCDPSHPLFVRFRPSDVTLSLEDVRGLSIRNHVRGVVSRMLELAGGFFVAVDVGQILWAEVTPAAVRDLGLQPGSQVTCLIKTRSLEVVG